The window TCAGGGGTGGTGACCTCGACGGCCATCATCGGCTCGAGGAGAGCCGGGTCGGCCTTGCGGGCCGCTTCCTTCATCGCCATCGAGCCGGCGATCTTGAACGCCATCTCGGACGAGTCGACCTCGTGGTACTGACCGTCCAGCAGCGTGAACTTGACGCCCACCAGCGGGTAGCCGGCGAGAACGCCGTACTGCAGCGAGTCCTGCGCGCCCGCGTCCACCGAGGGGATGAACTCCTTGGGGATACGGCCACCGGTGACGGCGTTGACGAACTCGTAGGTCGGGCCGTCAGCCTCGAGGCCCAGGGGCTCGACCTTGACGATGACCTTCGCGTACTGGCCGGAGCCACCGGTCTGCTTCTTGTGGACGTAGTCGAGCTTCTCCACGGTGCCGCGGATCGTCTCGCGGTACGCCACCTGCGGCTTACCGATGTTCGCCTCGACGCTGAACTCGCGACGCATCCGGTCGACCAGGATGTCCAGGTGGAGCTCGCCCATGCCGGCGATGATGGTCTGCCCGGTCTCCTCGTCGTTGAAGACGCGGAAGGTCGGGTCCTCCTCGGCCAGACGCTGGATCGCGGTGCCCAGCTTCTCCTGGTCCGACTTGGTCTTCGGCTCGATGGCGACCTGGATGACCGGCTCCGGGAAGGTCATCGACTCCAGGATGACCGGCTTGGCCGGGTCGCTGAGCGTGTCACCGGTGGTGGTCTGCTTCAGACCCTGGACGGCGATGATGTCGCCGGCCTGCGCGGTGTTGCGCTCCTCACGCTTGTTCGCGTGCATCTGGTAGATCTTGCCGATCCGCTCCTTGCGGTCCTTGGTGGAGTTGACCACCTGGGTACCGGTCTCGAGCGTGCCGGAGTAGACCCGGACATAGGTCAGCTTGCCGAGGTGCTTGTCGGTCTGGATCTTGAAGGCCAGCGCCGAGAAGGGCTCGTCGTTCGACGGCTTCCGCTGCATCGGCGTCTCGCCGTCGGTCGCGGTGCCCTCGATGGCCGGGATGTCCAGCGGCGACGGCAGGAACTCGACAACGGCGTCCAGCATCGGCTGCACACCCTTGTTCTTGAACGCCGAGCCACAGAGGACCGGGTTGGCCTTGCTGGCGATCGTGGCGCGCCGGGTGGCGGCCTTGATCTCCTCGACCGAAACCTCTTCGCCCTCGAGGTACTTCTCCATCACGGCGTCGTCGACGTCCGCGAGGGTCTCGATGAGCTTCTCGCGCCACTCGGCGGCCTGGTCGGCGAGGTCCGCCGGGATCTCCTCGATGGCGTAGTCCTCACCCTTCTGGGTCTCACCACGCCAGGTGAGGGCACGCATTTCGATCAGGTCGACGACACCGATGTGGTCGCCCTCGAGCCCGATCGGGATCTGCAGGACCAGCGGAGTCGCGTTGAGCCGGTCGATCATCATCTGAACGCAGCGGAAGAAGTCCGCGCCGGTCCGGTCCAGCTTGTTGACGAAGCACATCCGGGGGACGTTGTACTTGTCCGCCTGACGCCAGACGTTCTCGGTCTGGGGCTCCACGCCGGCAACGCCGTCGTAGACCGCCACCGCGCCGTCGAGCACGCGCAGCGACCGCTCGACCTCGACCGTGAAGTCGACGTGGCCGGGCGTGTCGATGATCTGGATCGTGTGACCCTTCCACTCGCACTTGGTGGCGGCGGAAGTGATGGTGATACCGCGCTCCTGCTCCTGCTCCATCCAGTCCATGACGGCGGCGCCCTCGTGGACCTCACCGATCTTGTACGTGATGCCGGTGTAGAACAGGATTCGCTCGGTCGTCGTGGTCTTACCAGCGTCGATGTGCGCCATGATGCCGATGTTGCGTACCTTGGCGAGCGCGTCTGCGGCGGCCACTTCCATCCCTACTTTTCTTCGTCGTCGTCTCGTGGACCGGTACGACTGCCATGGCCCGGCGATGTGCCGGGCCTCAGCAGGGTCTTACCAGCGGTAGTGCGCGAAGGCCTTGTTGGACTCCGCCATCTTGTGAGTGTCCTCGCGACGCTTGACCGCGGCGCCGAGGCCGTTGCTGGCGTCGAGCAGCTCGTTCTGGAGGCGCTCGATCATGGTCTTCTCACGGCGGGCCTTGGAGTACTGGACCAGCCAGCGCAGACCGAGAGTGGTCTGACGCGGGGTACGGACCTCGACCGGAACCTGGTAGGTCGCGCCACCGACACGGCGGCTGCGAACCTCGAGGGTCGGCTTGACGTTGTCCATGGCCCGCTTGAGGATCACCACGGGGTCGGTGCCGCTCTTCTCGCGGGCGCCTTCCAGGGCTCCGTACACGATGCGCTCGGCGAGCTGACGCTTGCCGCCGATCAGGATCTTGTTGACCAGCTGCGTTACCAGCGGGGAGTTGTACACCGGGTCAGCGACCACAGGGTGGCGCGGAGCGGGTCCCTTACGCGGCATGTCAGCTCTTCTCCTTCTTCGCGCCGTAACGGCTGCGGGCCTGCTTGCGGTTCCGGACGCCCTGGGTGTCCAGCGAACCACGAACGATCTTGTAGCGGACGCCCGGAAGGTCCTTCACACGACCACCACGCACGAGCACGATCGAGTGCTCCTGGAGGTTGTGGCCGACGCCCGGGATGTACGCCGTCACCTCGATCTGGCTGCTGAGCTTCACACGAGCGACCTTGCGCAGCGCAGAGTTCGGCTTCTTGGGGGTAGTGGTGTACACGCGCGTGCACACGCCGCGCCGCTGAGGACTTCCCTTCAGCGCCGGCGTCTTCGTCTTGCTCGTCTTCGCCTGGCGGCCCTTGCGGACCAGCTGCTGGATCGTGGGCACCGGGTTTCTCCGCTCCCTTCGGCCGCTTCCTGTAATACGGCCGCACCGTGTATTTCTGCCTCTGTGTGCGGACCTCTCCCCGGTGGGGAGTGTCCCGCACCCGCGGTCGGGCGTGTCGTCCGGCTCACGGTCCCGACGCGCGTGAAAGGTTCACGCGCCCCGGATGTTGTCTGTGTGAACAGAGCTCTTCATGAGCCCTGCCCGTCGTGGTGCTGTAACCCGTCGCACGTTCCGAAACGGGTGCACGCACGAGTTGCCCGGGCGAGCCCGGGCACGAGGGGAAAGACTACCCACCCTGCGCACCCAGGTCAAAATGAGCCCAGGCTCCCACGATGGACATCTCCGTATACCAGTGTACCGGGTACTCCTGCGTGCCATCCCTGCGGTGCCGGATCTGCGCTTTCCGCACTGTCACAACAGCGTTGAGCACTCAGGACAGCTGCACCGCCAGACCCAACCCGAGCGCCAGCACCGACAGTGCGGCACCGGTGATCCCGCACACGATGCCGGACGTGCTCAGACCACGCCCGGTGAACCGAACCCGGCCGGGCACCGGCGGCCTGCTGATCTGCCGGCGAGCCACCACACCGAGAGTCACCGCACCCGCGCAGGCCATCACGCTGAGCAACGTGAACGCCCCGGCGGTCCAGCCGCCCCAGCCCTCCTCCGCGCCGGTCAGCCCGAAGCAGAACACCGCCAACGAGACCAGGATCGCACCGATGCCGGCCACCAGCGACCCGATCGCCGCACCCGAGGTGATCGGCGGCACCTGAAGGTGCACCAGACCGAACCCCGTCCCGGTCACCTGGTCCACCCGCTCCGGCTGCCACGACGTCGAGGCGGGCGGTGGCGGCTGCACGTAGCCGTAGGGCGATCCATACGGAGCGGGGGGCGCGCTGTACGGCGACGGCGGGCCGAACGACGGCTGGTACGGCGGGCCCGGTGGATACGTCATATCGAAAGCATGTCACCCATACGGGCCGCGCTGCAGCCCACCCTGTGCGGCCGGGCGCCCGTCTCAGTCGGTGCCGGGTGCGAAGTCCTGCCCGGCCGGCGCGGCGGCCAGGTGCAGCAGCCCGGCGATCAGCAGCACCACCAGCGCGGTCAGCGCCAGCACCAGGCCGACCCAGGCCAGTCGCTGCCCACGTCGGATCCAGGCCGAGCCGGTCAGATAGCCGCCCGCCGCATAGGCCTGACGGGCCGACTGGCGGGCCAGCAGAAGCGCCAGGGTGGCCGGGATCACCCCGCCCACGAACGGGCCGGTGAGTAGACCCACCAGGCCGAGCGCGAAAACGGCCCGCGCCTTGGTCGACGGCACCGGCTCCGGGTCCATCGGGTGACGGGTGGGTACGACGGGAAGAGTCACCAACCCATCTTAGGAACGCCCATGGGGCGGCCGCGCCATGCGCGACCGCCCCATGTGGAGAACCCTTAGCGGTACGACCCGAAGTCGAAGTCGTCCAGCGGCACAGCCTGCCCGCTGGCCGGCCCGAAGCCGTAGTCGGTCTCCGGGTACCCGGTCATCGAGTACACCTTGGCCTTGGCCTCCTCGGTCGGCTCGACCCGGATGTTGCGGTACTTGGAGATACCGGTACCGGCCGGGATGAGCTTACCGATGATGACGTTCTCCTTGAGGCCCACCAGCGAGTCGCTGCGCGAGTTGATCGCAGCGTCGGTGAGCACCCGGGTGGTCTCCTGGAAGGAGGCCGCCGAGAGCCAGGAGTCGGTCGCCAGCGAGGCCTTGGTGATACCCATCAGCACCGGACGACCGGCGGCGGGCTCGCCACCCTCGCCCACGAGCCGGCGGTTCTCCGACTCGAAGAGCGCCCGGTCGACCAGGATGCCCGGCAGGAACTCGGTCGCGCCGGAGTCGATGACCGTCACCCGCTTGAGCATCTGGCGGATGATGATCTCGATGTGCTTGTCGTGGATGAGCACACCCTGCGAGCGGTAGACCTCCTGGACCTCACTGGTCAGGTGGACCTGGACCGCGCGCGGGCCCATGATGCGCAGCAGCTCGTGCGGGTCGATGGTGCCCTCGGTGAGCTTCTCGCCGACGCCGACGTGGCCGCCGTCCGGGATGCGCAGCTTGACGCGCTTGGAGATCTTGTCGTACACGATCTCCTCGCTGCCGTCGTCCGGCACCACGATGATCTTGCGCGAGCGCTCGCCGTCCTCGATCCGCACGCGGCCCGGGGTGTCGGCGATGGGCGCCTTGCCCTTCGGCACGCGGGCCTCGAAGATCTCCTGCACACGAGGCAGACCCTGGGTGATGTCCTCACCCGCGACACCACCGGTGTGGAAGGTTCGCATCGTCAGCTGCGTGCCGGGCTCACCGATGGACTGGGCCGCGATGATGCCGACGGCCTCGCCGATGTCGACCGACTTGCCGGTCGGCAGCGAGCGGCCGTAGCAGGCCGCGCAGACGCCCAGCTTCGACTCACAGGTGAGCACGCTGCGGACCCGGACCGTCTCGACACCGGCGGCGACCAGCTGGTCGACCAGGATCGAGTTGAGGTCCGCGCCCCGCGGCACCACGAGGTTGCCGTTCTGGTCGCTGATGTTGTCGGCCAGCGTCCGGGCGTGCACACCGGTCTCGGCGTGCACGTGCACGACCAGCTTGCCGTCCGCCTCGCGCTCGCCCACCTGCATCGGGATCGCGCGCTCGGTGCCGCAGTCCTCTTCGCGGATGATGACGTCCTGCGAGACGTCCACCAGACGACGGGTCAGGTAACCCGAGTCGGCGGTACGCAGCGCGGTGTCGGCCAGACCCTTACGGGCACCGTGCGTGGAGATGAAGTACTCCAGAACGGTCAGACCCTCACGGTACGACGAGGTGATCGGGCGCGGGATGATCTCGCCCTTGGGGTTGGCCACCAGACCACGGATCGCGGCGATCTGCCGGAGCTGGAGGAGGTTACCGCGGGCGCCGGAGTTGATCATGACCCAGAGCGGGTTCTCCTGCGGCAGCGCGGTCTCCATCTCCTTGGAGATCTCGTTGGTCGCCTTGGTCCAGATGTCGATGAGCTCGCTACGACGCTCCTCGGAGGTGATCAGACCGCGCTGGTACTGCTTGTCGATCTGGTCGGCCTCGCCCTGGTAGCGCTGCAGGATCTCCGGCTTGCGCGGAGGGCCGATGACGTCGCCCATGCCGATCGTCACACCGGACCAGGTGGCCCAGTGGAAGCCGGCCTCCTTGAGCGCGTCCAGGGTCGCGGCCAGGGCGACCTTGGGGAAGCGCTCGGCCAGGTCGTTGACGATCGCCGACAGCTGACCCTTGCGGATCTCGTAGTTGACGAACCGGTACCCCGGCGGCAGCGTCTCGTTGAAGATGACCCGGCCCAGGGTGGTCTCGACCAGGACCTGGTCGCCCTCCACCCAGTCCTCGGGCGCGACCCAGGTCTCGCCCTTGGCGCCGTTGTCGACTCCGATGACCTCGCGCAGGCGGACCTTGATGGACGCCTGCAGGTGCAGCTCGCCGTTGTCGAACGCCATCCGGGCCTCGGCGTCCGAGCTGAACACCCGGCCCTCACCCTTGGCACCCGCCGTCTGGTGGGTCAGGTGGTACAGGCCGATGACCATGTCCTGGGTGGGCATGGTGACCGGCTTGCCGTCGGCCGGCTTGAGGATGTTGTTCGACGACAGCATCAGGATCCGGGCCTCGGCCTGAGCCTCGGCCGACAGCGGCACGTGGACCGCCATCTGGTCACCGTCGAAGTCCGCGTTGAACGCGGTGCAGACGAGCGGGTGGATCTGGATGGCCTTGCCCTCGACCAGCTGCGGCTCGAAGGCCTGGATGCCGAGGCGGTGCAGGGTGGGCGCACGGTTCAGCAGAACCGGGTGCTCACTGATGACCTCTTCGAGGACGTCCCACACGACCGGGCGCTGCCGCTCGACCATCCGCTTGGCGGACTTGATGTTCTGCGCGTGGTTCAGGTCGACCAGGCGCTTCATCACGAACGGCTTGAACAGCTCCAGCGCCATCTGCTTCGGCAGGCCGCACTGGTGCAGCTTGAGCCGGGGGCCGACGACGATGACGGAACGACCGGAGTAGTCGACCCGCTTGCCGAGCAGGTTCTGACGGAACCGGCCCTGCTTGCCCTTGAGCATGTCGGAGAGCGACTTCAGCGGGCGGTTACCCGGACCGGTGACCGGCCGGCCACGACGGCCGTTGTCGAACAGCGCGTCGACGGCCTCCTGGAGCATCCGCTTCTCGTTGTTGACGATGATCTCGGGCGCGCCGAGGTCGATCAGTCGCTTGAGGCGGTTGTTCCGGTTGATGACCCGGCGGTACAGGTCGTTCAGGTCGGAAGTCGCGAAACGGCCACCGTCGAGCTGCACCATCGGGCGCAGGTCCGGCGGGATGACCGGGACGCAGTCCAGGACCATGCCGAGCGGCGAGTTGCGGGTGTTCAGGAACGCCGCGACGACCTTGAGCCGCTTGAGCGCCCGGATCTTCCGCTGGCCCTTACCGGTGCGGATGATCTCCCGAAGGTTCTCCGCCTCGGCGTCCAGGTCCATGTTCTCGAGCAGGGCCTTGATGGCCTCGGCACCCATGCCACCGGTGAAGTACTCACCGAAGCGGTCGCGCAGCTCGCGGTAGAGCAGCTCGTCGGTGACCAGCTGCTTGGAGTCGAGCTTGCGGAAGGTGTCGAGCACCTCGTCGAGGCGGTCGATCTCGCGCTGGGCCTTGTCCCGGATCTGGCGCATCTCGCGCTCGCCGGCTTCCTTGACCTTGCGGCGCACGTCGGCCTTGGCACCCTCGGCCTCGAGCTCGGCGAGATCCTGCTCCAGCTTGGCGGCCCGCTTCTCGATCTCCGAGTCACGGCCGTTCTCGGACTGGCGCTTCTCGGCGAAGATCTCGTTCTCGATGGTGGACATGTCACGGTGACGCGACTCGGCGTCAACGCTCGTGACCACGTACGAGGCGAAGTAAATGATCTTCTCGAGGTCCTTGGGGGCCAGGTCGAGCAGGTACCCGAGCCGACTGGGGACGCCCTTGAAGTACCAGATGTGGGTGACGGATGCGGCCAGCTCGATGTGGCCCATGCGCTCACGCCGGACCTTGGAGCGGGTCACCTCGACGCCACAGCGCTCACAGATGATGCCCTTGAACCGGACGCGCTTGTACTTACCGCAGTAGCACTCCCAGTCCCGCTGCGGACCGAAGATCTTCTCGCAGAAGAGTCCGTCCTTCTCGGGCTTGAGGGTGCGGTAGTTGATCGTCTCGGGCTTCTTGACCTCGCCGTGCGACCACTGCCGGATATCGTCAGCGGTAGCAAGGCCGATGCGCAACTCGTCGAAGAAGTTGACGTCGAGCACTTGGACTATCCCTCGTGTTTCGTTGCTCGGGTGAATTCAAGGCCGGCGGGTGGCGGCCCCGGGCTCATAGAGCCGGGGGCCGCCTTCCGTCAGATCTCCTCGACGCTGCTGACGCCCTCGTTCGGGCGACGCGACAGGTCGATACCGAGTTCCTCCGCGGCCCGGAAGACCTCGTCGTCGGTCTCACGCATCTCGAGCGCCACACCGTCGCTGGACAGCACCTCGACGTTCAGGCACAGCGACTGGAGCTCCTTGAGAAGCACCTTGAACGACTCCGGGATTCCCGGCTCCGGGATGTTCTCGCCCTTGACGATGGCCTCGTAGACCTTCACTCGGCCGAGGACGTCGTCGGACTTGATGGTGAGCAGCTCCTGCAGGGCGTACGCCGCCCCGTAGGCCTGCATGGCCCAGCACTCCATCTCGCCGAACCGCTGGCCACCGAACTGCGCCTTACCACCAAGCGGCTGCTGGGTGATCATCGAGTACGGGCCGGTCGACCGAGCGTGGATCTTGTCGTCGACCAGGTGGTTCAGCTTGAGGATGTAGACGTAGCCGACCGAGATCGGGTCCGGCAGCGGCTCACCGGAGCGGCCGTCGAACAGCTGCGCCTTGCCGTCGCCGTTGACCAGCCGCTTACCGTCGCGGTTGACCAGCGTCGACTCGAGCAGACCCTTGATCTCCTCCTCCTGGGCACCGTCGAAGACCGGGGTCGCGACGTTGCTGTCGGCGGGGGACTCGTGGGCCTCGATCGACCGGAGCTGGCGCTTCCAGTCCTCGTCCTCGCCCTCGACCTCCCAGCCGGTCTTGGCGATCCACCCGAGGTGGGTCTCCAGAACCTGGCCGATGTTCATACGCGAGGGCACACCGAGCGGGTTGAGCACGATGTCGACCGGGGTGCCGTCCTCCAGGAACGGCATGTCCTCGACCGGCAGGATCTTGGAGATGACGCCCTTGTTGCCGTGCCGGCCGGCGAGCTTGTCACCGTCCTGGATCTTCCGCTTCT of the Actinoplanes sichuanensis genome contains:
- the fusA gene encoding elongation factor G, with amino-acid sequence MAAADALAKVRNIGIMAHIDAGKTTTTERILFYTGITYKIGEVHEGAAVMDWMEQEQERGITITSAATKCEWKGHTIQIIDTPGHVDFTVEVERSLRVLDGAVAVYDGVAGVEPQTENVWRQADKYNVPRMCFVNKLDRTGADFFRCVQMMIDRLNATPLVLQIPIGLEGDHIGVVDLIEMRALTWRGETQKGEDYAIEEIPADLADQAAEWREKLIETLADVDDAVMEKYLEGEEVSVEEIKAATRRATIASKANPVLCGSAFKNKGVQPMLDAVVEFLPSPLDIPAIEGTATDGETPMQRKPSNDEPFSALAFKIQTDKHLGKLTYVRVYSGTLETGTQVVNSTKDRKERIGKIYQMHANKREERNTAQAGDIIAVQGLKQTTTGDTLSDPAKPVILESMTFPEPVIQVAIEPKTKSDQEKLGTAIQRLAEEDPTFRVFNDEETGQTIIAGMGELHLDILVDRMRREFSVEANIGKPQVAYRETIRGTVEKLDYVHKKQTGGSGQYAKVIVKVEPLGLEADGPTYEFVNAVTGGRIPKEFIPSVDAGAQDSLQYGVLAGYPLVGVKFTLLDGQYHEVDSSEMAFKIAGSMAMKEAARKADPALLEPMMAVEVTTPEDNMGDVIGDLNSRRGMIQSMEERHGARVVKALVPLSEMFGYVGDLRSKTAGRASYSMLFDSYAEVPQNVAKEIIAKATGA
- the rpsG gene encoding 30S ribosomal protein S7, encoding MPRKGPAPRHPVVADPVYNSPLVTQLVNKILIGGKRQLAERIVYGALEGAREKSGTDPVVILKRAMDNVKPTLEVRSRRVGGATYQVPVEVRTPRQTTLGLRWLVQYSKARREKTMIERLQNELLDASNGLGAAVKRREDTHKMAESNKAFAHYRW
- the rpsL gene encoding 30S ribosomal protein S12 — translated: MPTIQQLVRKGRQAKTSKTKTPALKGSPQRRGVCTRVYTTTPKKPNSALRKVARVKLSSQIEVTAYIPGVGHNLQEHSIVLVRGGRVKDLPGVRYKIVRGSLDTQGVRNRKQARSRYGAKKEKS
- a CDS encoding DNA-directed RNA polymerase subunit beta', producing MLDVNFFDELRIGLATADDIRQWSHGEVKKPETINYRTLKPEKDGLFCEKIFGPQRDWECYCGKYKRVRFKGIICERCGVEVTRSKVRRERMGHIELAASVTHIWYFKGVPSRLGYLLDLAPKDLEKIIYFASYVVTSVDAESRHRDMSTIENEIFAEKRQSENGRDSEIEKRAAKLEQDLAELEAEGAKADVRRKVKEAGEREMRQIRDKAQREIDRLDEVLDTFRKLDSKQLVTDELLYRELRDRFGEYFTGGMGAEAIKALLENMDLDAEAENLREIIRTGKGQRKIRALKRLKVVAAFLNTRNSPLGMVLDCVPVIPPDLRPMVQLDGGRFATSDLNDLYRRVINRNNRLKRLIDLGAPEIIVNNEKRMLQEAVDALFDNGRRGRPVTGPGNRPLKSLSDMLKGKQGRFRQNLLGKRVDYSGRSVIVVGPRLKLHQCGLPKQMALELFKPFVMKRLVDLNHAQNIKSAKRMVERQRPVVWDVLEEVISEHPVLLNRAPTLHRLGIQAFEPQLVEGKAIQIHPLVCTAFNADFDGDQMAVHVPLSAEAQAEARILMLSSNNILKPADGKPVTMPTQDMVIGLYHLTHQTAGAKGEGRVFSSDAEARMAFDNGELHLQASIKVRLREVIGVDNGAKGETWVAPEDWVEGDQVLVETTLGRVIFNETLPPGYRFVNYEIRKGQLSAIVNDLAERFPKVALAATLDALKEAGFHWATWSGVTIGMGDVIGPPRKPEILQRYQGEADQIDKQYQRGLITSEERRSELIDIWTKATNEISKEMETALPQENPLWVMINSGARGNLLQLRQIAAIRGLVANPKGEIIPRPITSSYREGLTVLEYFISTHGARKGLADTALRTADSGYLTRRLVDVSQDVIIREEDCGTERAIPMQVGEREADGKLVVHVHAETGVHARTLADNISDQNGNLVVPRGADLNSILVDQLVAAGVETVRVRSVLTCESKLGVCAACYGRSLPTGKSVDIGEAVGIIAAQSIGEPGTQLTMRTFHTGGVAGEDITQGLPRVQEIFEARVPKGKAPIADTPGRVRIEDGERSRKIIVVPDDGSEEIVYDKISKRVKLRIPDGGHVGVGEKLTEGTIDPHELLRIMGPRAVQVHLTSEVQEVYRSQGVLIHDKHIEIIIRQMLKRVTVIDSGATEFLPGILVDRALFESENRRLVGEGGEPAAGRPVLMGITKASLATDSWLSAASFQETTRVLTDAAINSRSDSLVGLKENVIIGKLIPAGTGISKYRNIRVEPTEEAKAKVYSMTGYPETDYGFGPASGQAVPLDDFDFGSYR